The nucleotide window ATCTCCTCGATGAATGCCTTCGCTCTCTCTACGAAGCTTCTCCCGAAGACTCCGGCGAGTTCCTCCTCCCTTTCATAGGCTATTATGGCCGTTCCCTCAATCCCTACCCCCTTGGTTAGGACTATGGCATCGCCTGCCCTTGGTCTCGGGATTACTAGCTTCTCCCTCTCAACCTCCCCAAGCATCGTCCCGATTACTATCGGCTTCTTTAGGCCAAGCGTTACCTCCGTGTGGCCCCCTACTATAGTTACACCGAGCCTTTCGGCGTTCTCTCTGATTTCCTCCATTATCTTGGCGAGCATGATTTCATCAGCCCCCTCGGGCAAGAGTATCGTGACGAGGAACCACTTTGGTTTGGCGCCCAAAGTTGCAACATCGTTGGCGTTCACATGGACCGCGTAGAAACCTATCCTCTCTTCGGCCCCGGTTATGGGGTCAGTCGAGGCCACAAGGATCGTTTCTCCGAAGTCTAAGGCGGCCGCATCTATGCCAACGCCAGGCCCCACCAGAACCCTGCCGTTCTTCTTCAAGCCCTTGAAGACTATGCTTTCAAGAACTTCCGGTGGAACTTTTCCAGGGAGCATTTCATCACCCGAT belongs to Pyrococcus yayanosii CH1 and includes:
- a CDS encoding AIR synthase family protein encodes the protein MLPGKVPPEVLESIVFKGLKKNGRVLVGPGVGIDAAALDFGETILVASTDPITGAEERIGFYAVHVNANDVATLGAKPKWFLVTILLPEGADEIMLAKIMEEIRENAERLGVTIVGGHTEVTLGLKKPIVIGTMLGEVEREKLVIPRPRAGDAIVLTKGVGIEGTAIIAYEREEELAGVFGRSFVERAKAFIEEISVVEEAMIAREWATAMHDPTEGGVANGLHEMADVANLGFRVFAEKIPIRNETRKICRFYDLDPLALISSGTLLISVPRDHARILVEKLEARGIRAGIIGEFLAEKKRVIIEGGVERPLRRPESDELWKVV